Proteins encoded within one genomic window of Bacteroidota bacterium:
- a CDS encoding iron-sulfur cluster assembly accessory protein — MSQPAVSPAAPTSRPAPIKISDRAATEVKRIVANKQIPEGYGLRVGVKGGGCSGMSYVLGFDKSREHDLHFEIDGITVYLDKRHGLYLMGTTVDYHDGLDARGFVFDNPNATQTCGCGSSFSA, encoded by the coding sequence ATGAGCCAGCCTGCCGTCTCCCCCGCTGCGCCGACATCCCGCCCCGCGCCGATCAAGATTTCGGACCGCGCAGCGACCGAGGTCAAGCGCATCGTCGCCAACAAGCAGATCCCCGAGGGGTACGGCCTCCGGGTCGGCGTCAAGGGCGGCGGGTGTTCGGGGATGAGCTACGTGCTGGGCTTCGACAAGTCGCGCGAGCACGACCTCCACTTCGAGATCGACGGCATCACGGTCTACCTCGACAAGCGGCACGGGCTGTACCTCATGGGCACGACGGTCGACTACCACGACGGGCTCGACGCGCGCGGCTTCGTCTTTGACAATCCTAACGCCACCCAGACGTGTGGCTGCGGGTCCAGCTTCAGCGCCTGA
- a CDS encoding lamin tail domain-containing protein, translated as MAARALLLFALVTAAPAVLAQVQDDFADGDFTADPPWQGDADRFTVVPFGPDFALRSDGLAESDTIALATASDAAFGRWAFTFRYEANLTNSNGTRVYLVADTPDLRSAVQGYYVQIGTNNTDEVRLYRQDGLPPDRVEIGASDGPVVPGTEGTVFVEVTRSDLGDWEVRVDGVPVIPSVNDDTYTVSAALGVWLKHSSANGAAFFWDDITAQPEADTQAPFLVDAEALSATEVEVRFNEPVLGCDDDQYSFDGGIGPPAGIECPGDGTRYVLLLAGPLTGPQTYTVTATDIEDLAGNSTLATSASFFFGGFDTPAPGDLVINEVMYDPPNAASNEYVELLNRTDDQTFDLGALTLSDNTSTPVPVTDQPTALGPGDYAVLVRDAEAFEFQFPGVDFIAVTGFPALNNGGDAPTVRFGDTVIDAVPYLPSWGGTDASLERRDPAGPSTSAANFGTSTDPRGGTPGDENSIFEIDTTPPTPLGAEVSGDGQTVTVFFDEPLDAGTVVPGSFSLGGGAPAVAEAVYVDTTFAAVLTLAAPLDPGDYTVTVTGVGDLAGNATDGATVEITFDPDLTPPDLAEVRALDATTVSVVFTEPVDPISAGAVTNYAIDDGIGQPTSAVVAPEGDPARVVLTLGTPLAGPQAYTLTASGIADLAGNVLTEGTATFFFGEGDVPAARNLVVNEIMYDPPDVASDEYVELFNRTADQTFDLSEFTLSDEGTTVPIADAPLFLLPGAYAALVRDAAAFQLQFPGVPFAEVAGFPGLNNGGDAVVLTYAPSGLVVDSVRYDPAWGGRDASLERRSADGPSNVASNYATSVDERGGTPAAPNSVPPDTAPPAPLDAFVSGSGLTVTVLFDEPLDQATVTPGAFAIDNGAPAVAEAVYLGDEEAAVALTLAAPLAAGDYTLTATGVADLLGNAAAGATVAFSFEPDRTPPALLLVSAVSANLVDVQFSEPVTEASAGDAQRYALDNGIGAPTLVEYAPEGDRSRVRLAFTTPLAEGTRYTLTVTGIEDLAGNVLETASVSFFFGEGEVPSAREIVVNEVQFQSPQGNDGEYVELFNRSGKNFDLSQFTLSDASSAPASLVAAPLFLLPDQYVVLAADVEVFGAAFPNAGPVLGVEDFPNLNSGGDAVVLRYAPTGATVDSVQYEPGWGTSDEAALERIDPAGPSSSAFNWASSTAEGGGTPGAENSVFASDTGGPALLFAEQVGETTVRVTLTEPLDPATVQADDFALAGGTRPDSVSVSGDAPTVDLSFLGGVRGGTLTVGAVADFVGNPGGETTVTLARLAPAGGLVVNEIMFDPLRDSRDSRLDGTEYVELLNTTGLTLALTQVRITDAQDENGAVRAIEAGGRLTGAVPFASLPPGGYAVVFADTSVFGDRFASPPSQGALADSSLLARFYSAADFSEVLLLPVDRTTLSLTNSEDTIRLLRGDGVLADSVAYSDDWHRPELADATGVALERISPEGPSSNAGNWTSSLDPSGGTPGRPNSVFLLPGEVPAAPGLTISPSPFNAAVGTQISYTLEADAALVRVRIFDGAGRLVRTLEDAALGGSTGGTLTWQGRGDDGRQLRIGIYVVFLEALDLQGGRTEAYKEVVVLARDL; from the coding sequence ATGGCCGCTCGCGCTCTCCTGCTGTTCGCTCTCGTCACGGCTGCGCCGGCCGTGCTCGCCCAGGTGCAGGACGACTTCGCCGACGGCGACTTCACCGCTGACCCGCCGTGGCAGGGCGACGCCGACCGCTTCACCGTCGTCCCCTTCGGCCCCGACTTCGCGCTCCGCTCCGACGGCCTCGCCGAGAGCGACACCATTGCCCTCGCCACGGCCTCGGACGCGGCGTTTGGACGGTGGGCCTTCACGTTTCGCTACGAGGCGAACCTCACCAACTCCAACGGCACCCGCGTTTACCTCGTCGCCGACACGCCCGACCTGAGGAGCGCGGTGCAGGGCTACTACGTCCAGATCGGGACCAACAACACCGACGAGGTCCGGCTCTACCGGCAGGACGGGCTGCCCCCCGACCGCGTCGAGATCGGGGCGAGCGACGGCCCCGTCGTGCCGGGCACCGAGGGCACGGTCTTCGTCGAGGTCACGCGCAGCGACCTCGGCGACTGGGAGGTGCGCGTGGACGGCGTGCCCGTCATCCCGAGCGTGAACGACGACACCTACACCGTGAGCGCCGCGCTCGGCGTCTGGCTCAAGCACTCGTCGGCCAACGGCGCGGCGTTTTTCTGGGACGACATCACGGCCCAGCCCGAGGCCGACACCCAGGCTCCGTTCCTCGTGGACGCTGAGGCGCTCAGCGCGACCGAGGTCGAGGTGAGGTTCAACGAGCCGGTCCTCGGATGCGATGACGACCAGTACTCTTTCGACGGCGGCATCGGCCCGCCCGCAGGCATCGAGTGCCCGGGCGACGGGACGCGCTACGTGCTCCTCCTCGCGGGTCCCCTCACCGGCCCGCAGACCTACACCGTCACCGCGACCGACATCGAGGACCTCGCGGGCAACAGCACCCTGGCGACTTCCGCGAGCTTCTTCTTCGGCGGCTTCGACACGCCCGCGCCCGGCGACCTCGTCATCAACGAGGTGATGTACGACCCACCCAACGCCGCGAGCAACGAGTACGTCGAACTCCTCAACCGGACCGACGACCAGACCTTCGACCTGGGCGCGCTTACCCTCTCCGACAACACGAGCACGCCCGTCCCGGTCACCGATCAGCCGACGGCGCTCGGGCCTGGGGACTACGCCGTGCTCGTGCGCGACGCGGAGGCGTTCGAGTTTCAGTTTCCCGGTGTCGACTTTATCGCTGTCACCGGCTTCCCCGCGCTCAACAACGGCGGCGACGCGCCGACGGTCCGCTTCGGCGACACCGTGATCGACGCCGTTCCCTACCTGCCGAGTTGGGGCGGCACCGACGCTTCGCTCGAGCGCCGCGACCCCGCCGGGCCGAGCACGAGCGCCGCGAACTTCGGTACCTCCACCGATCCGCGCGGCGGGACGCCCGGCGACGAGAACTCGATCTTCGAGATCGACACCACACCGCCGACACCGCTCGGTGCTGAGGTCTCCGGCGACGGGCAGACGGTCACCGTCTTCTTCGACGAGCCCCTCGACGCGGGCACGGTCGTCCCGGGCAGCTTCTCGCTCGGTGGCGGTGCGCCTGCGGTCGCCGAGGCGGTGTACGTGGACACGACCTTCGCGGCCGTCCTCACGCTGGCCGCGCCGCTCGACCCCGGCGATTACACCGTCACTGTCACGGGCGTCGGAGACCTCGCCGGCAATGCCACCGACGGCGCAACCGTCGAGATCACGTTCGACCCGGACCTCACGCCGCCGGACCTCGCCGAGGTACGAGCGCTCGACGCGACCACCGTTTCCGTCGTCTTCACCGAGCCGGTCGATCCCATTTCGGCTGGTGCCGTGACGAACTACGCCATCGACGACGGGATCGGGCAGCCTACGAGTGCGGTGGTCGCGCCCGAAGGCGACCCGGCGCGCGTCGTCCTCACGCTCGGCACCCCCCTCGCCGGGCCGCAGGCGTACACGCTGACGGCCTCCGGCATCGCCGACCTCGCGGGCAACGTACTCACCGAGGGCACGGCGACGTTCTTCTTCGGCGAAGGCGACGTGCCCGCTGCGCGCAACCTCGTCGTGAACGAGATCATGTACGACCCGCCGGACGTGGCGAGCGACGAGTACGTCGAGCTCTTCAACCGGACGGCTGACCAAACCTTCGACCTGAGCGAGTTCACGCTGTCAGACGAGGGCACGACGGTGCCGATTGCCGATGCCCCGCTCTTCCTCCTGCCGGGCGCCTACGCCGCACTCGTCCGCGACGCCGCGGCGTTCCAGCTTCAGTTTCCCGGTGTGCCGTTCGCCGAGGTCGCGGGCTTCCCCGGCCTCAACAACGGCGGCGATGCGGTCGTGCTGACCTACGCGCCGAGCGGGCTCGTCGTCGACTCCGTCCGCTACGATCCGGCCTGGGGCGGCCGGGACGCTTCGCTAGAGCGCCGCAGCGCCGACGGCCCGAGCAACGTTGCGTCCAACTACGCCACCTCGGTCGACGAGCGCGGTGGCACCCCGGCTGCTCCGAACAGTGTCCCGCCCGACACCGCACCGCCCGCTCCGCTCGACGCGTTCGTCTCAGGCAGCGGGCTGACGGTGACCGTCCTCTTCGACGAACCGCTCGACCAGGCGACCGTCACGCCGGGCGCGTTCGCCATCGACAACGGCGCACCGGCGGTGGCCGAGGCTGTGTACCTCGGCGACGAGGAAGCGGCGGTAGCCCTGACGCTCGCGGCCCCGCTCGCGGCGGGCGACTACACGCTCACCGCGACGGGCGTCGCTGACCTCCTCGGCAACGCGGCCGCCGGCGCGACGGTCGCCTTCTCGTTCGAGCCCGACCGGACGCCGCCGGCGCTGCTCCTCGTCTCGGCCGTGAGCGCCAACCTCGTCGACGTGCAGTTCTCCGAGCCGGTCACCGAGGCGTCGGCCGGGGACGCCCAGCGCTACGCCCTCGACAACGGCATCGGCGCGCCCACGCTCGTGGAGTACGCGCCGGAGGGCGACCGCAGCCGCGTCCGGCTCGCCTTCACGACGCCGCTCGCCGAGGGGACGCGCTACACGCTCACCGTCACCGGCATCGAAGACCTCGCCGGGAACGTGCTCGAAACGGCCTCGGTCTCGTTCTTCTTCGGCGAGGGCGAGGTCCCCAGCGCGCGCGAGATCGTCGTCAACGAGGTCCAGTTCCAGTCGCCGCAGGGCAACGACGGGGAGTACGTCGAACTCTTCAACCGCTCCGGCAAGAACTTCGACCTGAGCCAGTTCACCCTCAGCGACGCGTCGAGCGCGCCGGCCAGCCTCGTAGCGGCCCCGCTGTTCCTGCTGCCGGACCAGTACGTCGTCCTCGCGGCCGACGTCGAGGTGTTCGGCGCGGCCTTTCCCAACGCCGGGCCGGTACTCGGCGTCGAGGATTTTCCCAACCTCAACAGCGGCGGCGACGCCGTCGTGCTCCGCTACGCCCCGACGGGCGCGACCGTCGACTCGGTGCAGTACGAGCCGGGCTGGGGCACGTCGGACGAGGCCGCGCTCGAACGGATCGACCCGGCGGGGCCGAGCAGCAGCGCGTTCAACTGGGCCTCCTCCACCGCCGAGGGCGGCGGGACGCCGGGGGCCGAGAACTCCGTCTTCGCCTCCGACACCGGTGGCCCGGCCCTCCTCTTCGCTGAGCAGGTCGGCGAGACGACCGTCCGCGTCACCCTCACCGAGCCGCTCGACCCGGCGACGGTGCAAGCTGATGATTTCGCCCTCGCCGGCGGGACGAGGCCCGACTCGGTCAGCGTCAGTGGCGATGCACCGACGGTAGACCTCTCCTTCTTAGGCGGCGTGCGCGGCGGCACCCTCACCGTCGGCGCGGTGGCAGACTTCGTCGGGAATCCCGGCGGCGAGACGACCGTCACGCTCGCCCGCCTCGCGCCGGCCGGCGGCCTCGTGGTCAACGAGATCATGTTCGACCCGCTCCGCGACTCGCGCGACAGCCGGCTGGACGGGACGGAGTACGTCGAACTCCTCAACACGACCGGCCTGACGCTCGCGCTCACCCAGGTTCGGATCACCGACGCCCAGGACGAGAACGGAGCCGTCCGCGCTATCGAAGCCGGAGGCCGGCTGACGGGTGCCGTGCCGTTTGCGAGCCTCCCGCCTGGCGGCTATGCTGTCGTCTTCGCCGACACGAGCGTCTTCGGCGACCGCTTCGCCTCGCCGCCGAGCCAGGGTGCCCTCGCCGACTCGTCGCTCCTGGCCCGGTTCTATTCGGCAGCGGACTTCTCCGAGGTGCTGCTGCTTCCGGTGGACCGAACGACGCTTTCGCTCACCAACTCGGAGGACACCATCCGCCTCTTGCGCGGCGACGGCGTGCTCGCCGACAGCGTGGCCTATTCCGACGACTGGCACCGGCCCGAACTCGCCGACGCGACGGGCGTCGCACTCGAGCGGATCAGCCCCGAGGGACCGAGCAGCAACGCAGGCAACTGGACCAGCAGCCTCGACCCGAGTGGCGGGACGCCGGGTCGGCCCAACAGCGTCTTCCTCCTCCCCGGCGAGGTCCCCGCTGCGCCCGGTCTCACGATCTCCCCTTCACCGTTCAACGCGGCGGTCGGCACGCAGATCAGCTACACGCTCGAAGCCGACGCCGCGCTCGTCCGGGTCCGCATCTTCGACGGGGCCGGGCGGCTCGTGCGTACGCTCGAAGACGCCGCGCTCGGCGGCAGCACGGGGGGCACCCTCACCTGGCAGGGCCGGGGCGACGACGGGCGCCAGCTCCGCATTGGCATCTACGTTGTCTTTCTCGAAGCCCTCGACCTGCAGGGCGGCCGGACCGAGGCGTACAAGGAGGTCGTCGTGCTCGCGCGAGACCTGTAG
- a CDS encoding histidine kinase dimerization/phosphoacceptor domain -containing protein produces the protein MRCLLLLVFVVLAAAPASAQDQAIVDSLRSVLVGQTGVERYDTLHRLAIAYVYANQDSARAIESRAMDVALATGEARIIGKSKMMFGNIALIEQDLEEAQRFYEEAIAIQREAGNAKEEGVVLGNLGLVYKARYDYPAALQVRLRSLELAEQGGSASSIAKSLMSVGSIYAELGQDSLALSYHQRSLDAHKALPLDQPDSRGMLVMSYGSVARALTMLERPEEARAVLEESLLYAPEAEADYRVGFAHALLSTVHRQLDRPQESVAEAERAVDIFRTSGNPKNLAGGLIELADAHLANGAPRLAEAAAVEAIGLAGQINNLRYRLSGESSLARALAETGRPAEAYRLQADVTALTDSLNDAHQFDILAAMQARFDVDGAERRAGAEAQRAEIAELRMDRQRLLLVAAGAGLLLVVALAGALWRTARLRRRANAALAETNAEVEQQKAEVEAALDRTERLLAEREVLLREVHHRVKNNLQVVASLVNLQAGTLRDPAATAALRQMRARVEAMALVHRQLYGDDDLRTVDARVYLGELSELLHATCAADGRVRLETDVAEVDLDADTAVPLGLATAELVANAFEHAFADGHGGLVRLTLDAPSPLRCRLIVEDDGAGLPDGLSAPPAESLGLQLAADLAAQLGGRFEMERSGVLGGARFVLDFPAPMAHAGDGHVGDGVAGDGLAEGADLSVPTS, from the coding sequence ATGCGCTGCCTCCTGCTCCTCGTCTTCGTGGTCCTCGCCGCTGCGCCCGCCTCGGCGCAGGACCAGGCCATTGTGGACAGCCTCCGGTCGGTGCTCGTTGGGCAGACGGGCGTCGAGCGCTACGACACCCTCCACCGCCTCGCCATCGCCTACGTCTACGCGAACCAGGACTCGGCGCGCGCCATCGAGTCGCGCGCGATGGACGTGGCCCTGGCGACCGGCGAGGCGCGCATCATCGGCAAGTCGAAGATGATGTTCGGCAACATCGCGCTGATCGAGCAGGACCTGGAGGAGGCGCAGCGGTTCTACGAGGAGGCCATCGCGATCCAGCGGGAGGCCGGCAACGCGAAGGAGGAGGGTGTTGTCCTCGGCAACCTCGGGTTGGTCTACAAGGCGCGCTACGACTACCCCGCGGCGCTGCAGGTGCGGCTCCGCTCGCTCGAACTTGCCGAGCAGGGCGGGAGCGCGTCCAGCATCGCCAAGTCGCTGATGAGCGTCGGGAGCATCTACGCGGAGCTGGGGCAGGACTCGCTCGCCCTCAGCTACCACCAGCGCTCGCTCGACGCGCACAAGGCCCTCCCGCTGGACCAGCCCGACAGCCGGGGCATGCTGGTGATGAGCTACGGCTCGGTGGCCCGCGCCCTCACCATGCTGGAGCGCCCGGAGGAGGCGCGCGCGGTTTTGGAAGAGAGCCTGCTCTACGCGCCGGAGGCCGAGGCTGACTACCGCGTCGGCTTCGCGCACGCCCTCCTCTCTACCGTGCACCGCCAGCTGGACCGTCCGCAGGAGTCGGTGGCCGAAGCTGAGCGTGCGGTGGACATCTTCCGTACGTCGGGCAACCCGAAGAACCTAGCCGGTGGGCTGATCGAACTCGCCGACGCCCACCTCGCCAATGGTGCACCGCGCCTGGCGGAGGCCGCCGCCGTCGAGGCCATCGGCCTGGCGGGCCAGATCAACAATCTGCGCTACCGCCTCTCCGGCGAGTCGTCCCTGGCCCGCGCCCTGGCCGAGACGGGGCGGCCCGCCGAGGCCTACAGGCTCCAGGCCGACGTGACCGCGCTCACCGACAGCCTAAACGACGCCCACCAGTTTGACATCCTCGCCGCGATGCAGGCGCGCTTCGACGTGGACGGGGCCGAGCGCCGGGCCGGGGCCGAGGCGCAGCGCGCCGAGATCGCCGAGCTCCGGATGGACCGCCAGCGCCTCCTGCTCGTCGCGGCAGGCGCGGGGCTGCTCCTCGTCGTGGCACTCGCCGGGGCACTCTGGCGGACGGCTCGCCTCCGCCGCCGCGCCAACGCTGCGCTCGCCGAGACGAACGCCGAGGTCGAGCAGCAGAAGGCCGAGGTCGAGGCCGCGCTCGACCGCACGGAGCGGCTCCTGGCCGAGCGCGAGGTGCTCCTGCGCGAGGTCCACCACCGCGTCAAGAACAACCTCCAGGTCGTCGCCTCGCTCGTCAACCTCCAGGCCGGGACGCTCCGCGACCCAGCGGCGACGGCCGCGCTCCGCCAGATGCGGGCGCGCGTCGAGGCAATGGCACTCGTCCACCGCCAGCTCTACGGCGACGACGACCTCCGCACGGTCGACGCCCGGGTCTACCTCGGCGAGCTGTCTGAGCTCCTCCACGCTACCTGCGCCGCCGACGGCCGCGTCCGGCTCGAGACCGACGTGGCCGAGGTCGACCTCGACGCCGACACGGCCGTCCCGCTCGGCCTGGCCACGGCCGAACTCGTCGCCAACGCCTTCGAGCACGCCTTCGCCGACGGGCACGGCGGCCTCGTCCGGCTCACGCTCGATGCCCCGTCGCCGCTCCGCTGCCGCCTCATCGTCGAGGACGACGGAGCCGGACTGCCCGACGGCCTCAGCGCGCCGCCGGCGGAGTCACTCGGCCTCCAGCTCGCCGCCGACCTCGCGGCCCAGCTCGGCGGCCGGTTCGAAATGGAGCGCTCCGGCGTGCTCGGCGGAGCCCGGTTCGTGCTCGACTTCCCGGCCCCGATGGCGCACGCCGGCGACGGTCATGTGGGCGATGGAGTTGCGGGCGACGGACTCGCCGAAGGCGCGGACCTTTCTGTGCCGACCTCCTAG
- a CDS encoding DNA-binding response regulator, with product MERPPRPTVVVVEDEAIIARDLQRTLTRAGYRVPGTAATADDALALVETHAPDLVFVDIVLRGERDGLWLGRVLREEHSVALLYLTSHADRRTVEQARQTRPNGYLVKPFTAEGVFAAAEAALANYAEEQRALDFAAVAEAAAGGPGGMPASALRRVEDHVAKHFDEALSLADLAAVAGMSPFHFAHCFKATVGLAPYQYVVQQRIEEAKRLLRHTDWLVSDVAAAVGYESQGHFTTLFKREVGVPPGRYRRLQ from the coding sequence ATGGAACGCCCCCCGCGCCCTACCGTCGTTGTCGTCGAAGACGAGGCGATCATTGCGCGCGACCTCCAGCGGACCCTCACGCGCGCCGGCTACCGGGTCCCCGGCACAGCCGCCACGGCCGACGACGCCCTCGCGCTCGTCGAAACCCACGCGCCGGACCTCGTTTTCGTGGACATCGTGCTCCGGGGCGAGCGCGACGGGCTGTGGCTCGGGCGTGTCCTCCGCGAGGAGCACTCGGTGGCGCTGCTGTACCTGACGAGCCACGCCGACCGGCGGACGGTCGAGCAGGCGCGCCAGACGCGGCCCAACGGCTACCTCGTCAAGCCCTTCACGGCCGAGGGCGTCTTCGCCGCCGCCGAGGCTGCGCTCGCCAACTACGCCGAGGAGCAGCGGGCGCTCGACTTCGCGGCAGTCGCCGAGGCGGCCGCAGGCGGGCCGGGCGGGATGCCAGCCTCGGCACTGCGCCGCGTCGAGGACCACGTCGCCAAGCACTTCGACGAAGCGCTCTCGCTGGCCGACCTCGCGGCGGTCGCCGGGATGAGCCCGTTCCACTTCGCCCACTGCTTCAAGGCCACCGTCGGCCTCGCCCCGTACCAGTACGTCGTCCAGCAGCGGATCGAGGAGGCCAAGCGGCTCCTGCGCCACACCGACTGGCTGGTCTCGGACGTGGCCGCCGCCGTCGGCTACGAAAGCCAGGGGCACTTCACGACCCTCTTCAAACGCGAGGTCGGCGTCCCGCCCGGGCGGTACCGCCGGCTTCAATGA
- a CDS encoding winged helix-turn-helix domain-containing protein produces the protein MLLPVAPARPPRSRRTEDAPTAPPEAAILLDPARPGEAARALCRLLGLAAGDEAVVLAVAGRRLEPLAPDTLLEFGALQVSLAARRVSVNGRPVDLTPVEFDLLAYLARHPGRTFSRTELLDAVWGYDYDGYCHTVNSHVHRLRAKIEPVPEQPVYVQTVIGTGYRFGPFALC, from the coding sequence ATGCTGCTACCCGTCGCTCCTGCCAGACCGCCGCGCTCTCGCCGCACCGAGGACGCCCCTACCGCTCCGCCCGAAGCCGCCATCCTCCTCGACCCGGCCCGGCCCGGCGAGGCTGCCCGCGCGCTGTGCCGGCTCCTCGGCCTCGCTGCGGGCGACGAGGCCGTCGTGCTCGCCGTGGCGGGCCGCCGCCTCGAGCCCCTCGCGCCGGACACCCTCCTCGAGTTTGGGGCGCTGCAGGTCAGCCTCGCCGCACGGCGCGTGTCGGTGAACGGGAGGCCCGTCGACCTGACGCCGGTCGAGTTCGACCTCCTGGCCTACCTCGCGCGGCACCCGGGCCGGACCTTCTCGCGGACGGAGCTGCTCGACGCCGTCTGGGGGTACGACTACGACGGCTACTGCCACACCGTCAACAGCCACGTCCACCGGCTGCGGGCCAAGATCGAGCCGGTCCCGGAGCAGCCGGTCTACGTCCAGACCGTGATCGGCACCGGGTACCGGTTTGGCCCCTTTGCACTCTGCTGA
- a CDS encoding HAMP domain-containing sensor histidine kinase, giving the protein MAGSVTDITDTLRFEAERAARERTEEALRLKTVLLNNMSHELRTPLTGILGFSGVLVEEAPPDLKEFAHLIDRSARRLQDTLNSVLDLARLESGALELQPERLDVLAEAQGAGALLEPVAKQRGLSLSVQCEAVQATLDRGALHRVLYNLVGNALKFTEEGEVWVEVGPGAAPRSVVLCVSDTGIGIDEAFLPKLYEEFEQASVGLEREHEGSGLGLAITKRLVSLMGGRIEVESEVGAGTTFSVTLPAEPPAA; this is encoded by the coding sequence ATGGCCGGGAGCGTTACCGACATCACCGACACGCTTCGGTTCGAGGCCGAGCGCGCGGCGCGCGAGCGGACCGAGGAGGCACTCCGGCTCAAGACGGTGCTGCTGAACAACATGAGCCACGAACTGCGCACCCCGCTGACGGGCATCCTCGGCTTCTCCGGCGTCCTCGTTGAGGAAGCGCCTCCCGACCTGAAAGAGTTCGCCCACCTCATCGACCGGAGCGCGCGCCGGCTGCAGGACACGCTCAACTCTGTGCTCGACCTCGCCCGGCTCGAAAGCGGTGCCCTCGAGCTTCAGCCCGAGCGGCTGGACGTGCTCGCCGAGGCGCAGGGTGCAGGGGCGCTTCTGGAGCCGGTAGCCAAGCAGCGCGGCCTCTCGCTCTCCGTCCAGTGCGAGGCCGTCCAGGCCACCCTCGACCGCGGTGCCCTCCACCGCGTGCTATACAACCTCGTCGGCAACGCGCTCAAGTTCACCGAGGAGGGAGAGGTCTGGGTCGAGGTGGGTCCCGGAGCCGCTCCCAGATCGGTTGTGCTCTGCGTCTCGGACACCGGCATCGGGATCGACGAGGCGTTCCTGCCGAAACTCTACGAGGAATTCGAGCAGGCGTCGGTGGGGCTCGAGCGCGAACACGAGGGCAGCGGCCTCGGGCTGGCGATCACAAAGCGCCTTGTCTCGCTCATGGGCGGCCGGATCGAGGTCGAGAGCGAGGTTGGAGCCGGGACGACGTTCAGCGTCACGCTGCCAGCGGAACCGCCCGCTGCGTGA
- a CDS encoding amidohydrolase has translation MLAAPTPSLSPTQSDDAFGHFLTSLRRHLHRYPEVGFREVKTSRHLRALLRSHGFETVGPLAETGFYVEVEGAHPGPTVAYRTELDALPAPDGKDCDYASQHPDVAHLCGHDAHMAVAVGVALLLQERRGDLHGTARILFQPNEESCPSGAPAMIEEEALDGVDEIFCIHVDPSLEVGQFGLIVGSATAATAPFVVRVSGPAGHSARPHETVDTVWVATQILNTFYQLPGRVHDARRSAVLTACRFRGGEALNVIPRAVEFGGTLRCVSLEGARTLAGAMREAAEDIGRRYGAEIEIDMHMDLPPVVNAEASVEHVCETVQDLLGENAAHTLHEPSMGGEDFAFYLQQIPGMLLRVGTASSEATRYPLHHARFDLTEAALPATARLMAEVVARRLAP, from the coding sequence GTGCTCGCTGCTCCCACGCCCTCCCTCTCGCCGACGCAGTCGGACGATGCATTCGGCCACTTCCTGACCAGCCTCCGACGCCACCTCCACCGGTACCCGGAGGTCGGGTTCCGGGAGGTCAAGACCTCGCGCCACCTCCGCGCGCTCCTGCGCTCGCACGGCTTCGAGACGGTCGGGCCGCTGGCCGAGACGGGGTTCTACGTCGAGGTCGAAGGCGCACACCCCGGCCCGACGGTCGCCTACCGGACCGAGCTCGACGCCCTCCCCGCGCCCGACGGGAAGGACTGCGACTACGCCTCGCAGCACCCGGACGTGGCGCACCTCTGCGGGCACGATGCCCACATGGCGGTCGCCGTTGGCGTAGCCCTTCTGCTCCAGGAGCGGCGGGGCGACCTCCACGGTACGGCCCGCATCCTCTTCCAGCCGAACGAGGAAAGCTGCCCGTCGGGCGCGCCAGCCATGATCGAGGAAGAAGCCCTCGACGGCGTGGACGAGATCTTCTGCATCCACGTCGACCCGTCGCTGGAAGTCGGTCAGTTCGGCCTGATCGTGGGGTCGGCGACAGCGGCGACGGCCCCGTTCGTCGTCCGCGTCAGCGGCCCGGCCGGGCACTCGGCCCGCCCGCACGAGACGGTCGACACGGTGTGGGTAGCGACGCAGATCCTGAACACGTTTTACCAGCTTCCGGGGCGCGTCCACGACGCCCGCCGGAGCGCTGTCCTCACCGCGTGCCGGTTCCGAGGCGGCGAAGCGCTCAACGTCATCCCGCGGGCTGTCGAGTTCGGCGGAACGCTCCGGTGCGTGAGCCTGGAGGGCGCACGGACCCTGGCCGGTGCCATGCGCGAGGCCGCCGAAGACATCGGGCGGCGCTACGGAGCCGAGATCGAGATCGACATGCACATGGACCTCCCGCCCGTCGTCAACGCCGAGGCGAGCGTCGAGCACGTCTGCGAGACCGTCCAAGACCTCCTCGGCGAGAACGCCGCGCACACGCTCCACGAGCCGAGCATGGGCGGCGAGGACTTCGCGTTCTACCTCCAGCAGATCCCCGGCATGCTGCTGCGCGTCGGGACGGCGAGCAGCGAGGCCACGCGCTACCCGCTCCACCACGCCCGCTTCGACCTGACCGAAGCGGCGCTCCCGGCTACGGCCCGCCTCATGGCCGAGGTCGTCGCCCGGCGCCTCGCCCCCTGA